Proteins from one bacterium genomic window:
- a CDS encoding TonB-dependent receptor has product MLRRKCLASVPTLLWLVVLTLVLTPLAVHAQGTLGTIKGTIRDSETGEFLDYANVLLDDGSRGTMSLGSGVFYFKGLLPGPHTVQVLYLGYAPETLTVEIAAGETKQIRFDMKVVIVETLDAFEVEGARYMVEVRNATTEQHFGGDRLQDYAIDSVEEAVSKQAGVQMRDGELYVRGGRSGEVSMRIDDVPVDNVGGGGAISVSSMAVEATQLVTGGMDAEYGSAMSGVINVTTRTGGENFEGGIRYMTDDFGRQDKTYTNYDRFEFGFGGPTPVDKLTYFCAGDFFFTDTENYSVANRPEYRVNLGNTTLFQFRRRQVNSLKGSTKWKYDFSENLRLTGEYTLNFVSNEGYSPNWSVSGYARRVIYMPLMIPTPGDDSWLYTRNYVPVYYGPWYEHMHENAHPAVVIDFENASMNRRVAPLLQVRAIDGRLYTVAVEPGFDGFRYPNSTFSTAQEDSSYTWFNSADRSGENNSIGQNVKVVLTHNLTESTFYTMKLSYLANDDLFTVNGKDPWEFQHGGIWSPGLFGGQAPLYLNSSDYYTDPLNPLFITSSDFPYYSENYVRTYLMKFDLTTTRWEGHLVKTGLQLQYNDIESIELAYPAVERQNRFTGDYSLGANSNIYHSYNPEASWFIQDRWEYEGMVMNYGFRWDLFSPGSAAEILLDNEDVDKNIIKYKHQFSPRLGFAFPITERDGFNFSYGRFIQFPSRNLLFSSQDAVGNTGVLGNPNLKAETTIAYQAGVKHQFTDYLAGSVAIYSRDIYDLIASTTVTDEETGNTLPRYINKAYASARGVEFTLNKRFSNNFAFDLAYTFSYADGVASSQQFGANPEGLEFLPNQELPLNWDQRHVFHLSLRLAEPQSWSGSVTFSYGSGFPWTPFDRYARKQDPLIENSMRLPSTYDLTLQGERQINFYGQQLTLFMQAHNLINQDMVRAPAAGIFPGMRNATAAYTSYLTETGKYGGAYLQDSNGDNYNEFIPINDPRVFMDHRLFRVGIGWQF; this is encoded by the coding sequence ATGCTCCGGCGCAAATGTCTAGCGAGCGTCCCGACTTTGCTCTGGTTGGTGGTGCTGACCCTCGTCCTGACCCCCCTGGCGGTTCACGCCCAGGGCACCTTGGGCACCATCAAGGGCACCATCCGCGACTCGGAAACCGGCGAATTCCTGGATTATGCCAATGTCCTGCTGGACGACGGTTCGCGAGGCACGATGTCCCTCGGCAGCGGCGTGTTCTACTTCAAGGGCCTGCTGCCCGGGCCCCATACCGTCCAGGTCCTCTACCTCGGCTATGCCCCCGAGACGCTCACCGTCGAGATCGCGGCGGGAGAGACCAAGCAGATCCGCTTCGACATGAAGGTCGTGATCGTCGAGACCCTCGATGCCTTCGAGGTCGAGGGAGCGCGCTACATGGTCGAGGTCAGGAACGCCACCACGGAGCAGCATTTCGGCGGCGATCGCCTGCAGGACTACGCCATCGACTCGGTCGAGGAGGCCGTCTCGAAACAGGCCGGCGTCCAGATGCGCGACGGCGAGCTTTACGTCCGCGGCGGCCGCTCCGGCGAGGTCTCCATGCGCATCGACGACGTGCCCGTGGACAACGTCGGCGGCGGCGGCGCCATCAGCGTCTCCTCGATGGCGGTCGAGGCCACGCAACTGGTCACCGGCGGCATGGACGCCGAGTACGGCTCCGCCATGTCCGGCGTCATCAACGTGACCACCCGCACGGGCGGCGAGAACTTCGAGGGCGGCATCCGGTACATGACCGACGATTTCGGGCGCCAGGACAAGACGTACACCAACTACGACCGCTTCGAGTTCGGCTTCGGCGGGCCCACGCCGGTCGACAAGCTGACCTATTTCTGCGCGGGCGATTTCTTCTTCACCGACACCGAGAACTACTCGGTCGCCAACCGCCCCGAATATCGCGTGAATCTCGGCAACACGACGCTGTTCCAGTTCCGCCGCCGCCAGGTCAACTCCCTCAAGGGATCGACCAAGTGGAAGTACGACTTCAGCGAGAACCTGCGCCTGACCGGCGAGTACACGCTCAACTTCGTCTCGAACGAGGGGTATTCACCCAACTGGAGCGTGTCGGGCTATGCGCGACGCGTGATCTACATGCCCTTGATGATCCCGACGCCCGGGGACGATTCCTGGCTGTACACGCGCAACTACGTGCCCGTCTACTACGGGCCCTGGTACGAGCACATGCACGAGAACGCGCATCCGGCTGTGGTAATAGACTTCGAGAACGCGAGCATGAACCGCCGGGTGGCGCCTCTGCTCCAGGTCCGCGCCATAGACGGTCGCCTCTACACGGTGGCGGTCGAACCGGGCTTCGACGGCTTCCGCTATCCGAACTCCACCTTCTCCACGGCGCAGGAAGATTCCTCGTACACCTGGTTTAACTCGGCCGACCGCAGCGGCGAGAACAACAGCATCGGTCAGAACGTCAAGGTTGTCCTGACGCACAATCTCACCGAGAGCACCTTCTACACCATGAAGCTGAGCTATCTCGCCAACGACGACCTCTTCACGGTCAACGGCAAGGACCCGTGGGAATTCCAGCACGGAGGCATCTGGTCGCCCGGCCTGTTCGGCGGACAGGCACCTCTCTACCTGAACAGTTCCGACTACTACACGGACCCACTGAACCCGCTCTTCATCACCAGCAGCGATTTCCCGTACTACTCGGAGAACTACGTGCGCACCTACCTGATGAAGTTCGACCTGACCACCACGCGCTGGGAGGGGCACCTGGTCAAGACGGGACTGCAGCTCCAGTACAACGACATCGAGAGCATCGAGCTGGCCTACCCCGCCGTCGAGCGCCAGAACCGGTTCACCGGTGACTACAGCCTCGGCGCCAACTCGAACATCTACCACTCGTACAACCCCGAGGCTTCCTGGTTCATCCAGGACCGCTGGGAGTACGAGGGGATGGTCATGAACTACGGTTTCCGCTGGGACCTGTTCTCGCCGGGATCGGCGGCCGAGATCCTGCTCGACAACGAAGATGTCGACAAGAACATCATCAAGTACAAGCACCAGTTCTCGCCGCGTCTCGGTTTCGCGTTCCCGATCACCGAACGCGACGGCTTCAACTTCTCCTACGGACGCTTCATCCAGTTCCCGTCGCGAAACCTGCTGTTCAGCAGCCAGGACGCGGTCGGCAACACCGGCGTGCTCGGCAACCCGAACCTCAAGGCCGAGACCACCATCGCCTACCAGGCCGGCGTCAAGCACCAGTTCACCGACTATCTCGCCGGCTCCGTCGCCATCTATTCGCGCGACATCTACGATCTCATCGCCTCGACCACCGTGACCGACGAGGAGACGGGCAACACCCTGCCGCGGTACATCAACAAGGCCTATGCCTCGGCACGCGGTGTCGAGTTCACCCTGAACAAGAGGTTTTCCAACAACTTCGCGTTCGACCTGGCCTACACCTTCTCCTACGCGGACGGCGTGGCCAGTTCGCAGCAGTTCGGCGCCAACCCCGAAGGCCTGGAGTTCCTGCCCAACCAGGAACTGCCGCTGAACTGGGATCAGCGGCACGTATTCCACCTGTCCCTCAGGTTGGCGGAACCGCAGTCCTGGTCCGGCTCGGTGACCTTCTCCTACGGCAGCGGCTTCCCCTGGACGCCCTTCGACCGCTACGCGCGCAAACAGGATCCGCTGATCGAGAACAGCATGCGTCTGCCGTCCACCTACGACCTCACCCTGCAGGGAGAGCGCCAGATCAACTTCTACGGCCAGCAGCTGACCCTGTTCATGCAAGCCCACAACCTGATCAACCAGGACATGGTCCGGGCGCCCGCCGCCGGCATCTTCCCGGGGATGCGCAACGCCACCGCCGCCTACACATCGTACCTGACCGAAACCGGCAAGTACGGCGGTGCCTATCTCCAGGATTCGAACGGGGACAACTACAACGAATTCATCCCGATCAACGATCCTCGCGTCTTCATGGATCACCGTCTCTTCCGCGTGGGCATCGGCTGGCAGTTCTAG
- a CDS encoding PorV/PorQ family protein — protein sequence MKRIALLVIVALALPQAANAQLFAKVGTFGAQFLQIGTSARATGMGSAFTAIADDASSVFWNPAGLVEVRGNEFHASQVEWPADINLSSAVLAFNPRILPGTFALSVRSLWLDPMLVRTAYLPEGNGQTFDAGMVGFGFSYSRFWTDKFSAGFTLNYLHMGLAEEAVNTASFDFGIIYRIGVRGLRLGMVIQNLGGKITYDELPAKMPTIFKVGASFNITQTSNHSLLASGEFQHPSDNTERANLGLEYKLKELLYLRGGYYISYDTEEYSGGFGVIVNTGKDSRAIVDYSMVSMTALDLVHRLSLTVTY from the coding sequence ATGAAGCGCATCGCATTGCTCGTCATCGTCGCCCTGGCCCTGCCGCAGGCGGCCAACGCGCAGCTCTTCGCCAAGGTCGGCACCTTCGGTGCGCAGTTCCTGCAGATCGGGACCAGCGCCCGGGCCACGGGGATGGGCTCGGCCTTCACGGCGATCGCCGATGACGCCAGCTCCGTGTTCTGGAATCCGGCCGGCCTGGTCGAGGTGCGGGGCAACGAGTTCCACGCTTCACAGGTCGAATGGCCGGCGGACATCAACCTCAGCTCCGCCGTCCTGGCTTTCAATCCGCGCATCCTGCCCGGCACCTTCGCCCTGTCGGTGCGGTCGCTCTGGCTGGACCCCATGCTGGTCAGGACCGCGTATCTGCCCGAGGGCAACGGCCAGACCTTCGATGCGGGCATGGTCGGATTCGGCTTCTCCTACAGCCGCTTCTGGACCGACAAGTTCTCCGCCGGCTTCACCCTGAACTACCTCCATATGGGTCTGGCCGAGGAAGCCGTCAACACGGCGAGTTTCGACTTCGGGATCATTTACCGCATCGGCGTGCGCGGCCTGCGTCTGGGCATGGTCATCCAGAACCTCGGCGGCAAGATCACCTACGACGAGCTGCCGGCGAAGATGCCCACGATCTTCAAGGTCGGCGCCAGCTTCAACATCACCCAGACCAGCAACCACTCCCTGCTGGCGTCCGGTGAATTCCAGCACCCGTCGGACAATACGGAGCGGGCCAACCTGGGACTCGAGTACAAGCTGAAGGAACTGCTCTACCTGCGCGGCGGCTACTACATCAGCTACGATACGGAGGAGTATTCCGGCGGCTTCGGCGTAATCGTCAACACGGGCAAGGATTCCCGGGCCATCGTCGACTACAGCATGGTGAGCATGACCGCGCTGGATCTCGTGCACCGGCTCAGTCTTACCGTCACGTACTGA
- a CDS encoding GWxTD domain-containing protein, whose amino-acid sequence MMDVHPRGDRARAVAGSLRRNRLVCGLPPILAAALSILLLGACPANAALVRPWEGAGGFSYVVDVVERPREDGVVDLVLLFSVPNAELAFQEEWGGGQRGKLAARAVLRGHDGSVDREVELDLVARSRDDASAQTAYQVFTLTLPGVADQAGRLSCELRDLEAGRILRLRDAGAADPRSVVQGEWFADAARRESHGLWLGSPLFLAGAPRQEIAASHADVARPEQTLLGEFLHPNRRYGIEQSNLQIVFDIEALGLTRENAGHLPRHLLVQLLSTELDYAMRDTIALDIDPAAFVAGGGLAEIAWEYDVNYLPPGAYQLSCAPLDGYGNSWVVEFDVFWSLQSFARPADEQFLIGSMVLLGDRRDAFDRAGASGREAILAKFWDENDPDPDSPGNEALAEFRRRMSYVSQYLGGFGRAGPVDDRGLIYLMLGEPDEIQQQVIPINSRSFLDAIDRVYNAYLGVSYGDVMHDDYSNDEQTIQSVRQKLDRTTSIERYKSFELWVYQGNGSSLFPNAYTDMPLGLRFLFLAKLGGGTYNLELTNAWDHGMPGK is encoded by the coding sequence ATGATGGATGTGCACCCCAGGGGAGACCGTGCGAGGGCCGTCGCCGGCTCCTTGAGGCGCAACCGCCTCGTGTGCGGCCTGCCGCCGATTCTCGCGGCCGCCCTCTCGATTCTCCTGCTCGGGGCCTGCCCGGCGAATGCGGCGCTGGTGCGCCCCTGGGAGGGCGCCGGTGGGTTCTCGTACGTGGTGGACGTCGTCGAGCGTCCTCGCGAGGACGGCGTGGTCGATCTGGTCCTGCTCTTCAGCGTGCCCAACGCGGAGCTGGCCTTCCAGGAGGAATGGGGCGGCGGGCAGCGCGGCAAGCTCGCGGCCAGGGCTGTCCTGAGAGGTCACGACGGGTCGGTGGACCGCGAGGTCGAACTCGATCTGGTCGCCCGCTCGCGGGACGATGCATCAGCCCAGACCGCCTACCAGGTCTTCACCCTGACGCTGCCGGGTGTCGCCGACCAGGCCGGTCGCCTGAGCTGCGAACTGCGCGACCTCGAAGCCGGCCGGATCCTGCGCCTGCGCGATGCGGGCGCCGCAGATCCCCGCAGCGTCGTCCAGGGCGAATGGTTCGCGGATGCCGCCCGCCGGGAGAGCCACGGCCTGTGGCTGGGCTCCCCGCTGTTCCTGGCGGGAGCGCCCCGCCAGGAGATCGCGGCCTCGCACGCGGACGTCGCCCGGCCCGAACAGACGCTGCTGGGCGAGTTTCTCCACCCCAACCGCCGCTACGGCATCGAGCAGTCCAACCTCCAGATCGTGTTCGACATCGAGGCGCTGGGCTTGACGCGCGAAAACGCCGGCCATCTGCCGCGACACCTGCTCGTCCAGCTGCTGTCGACCGAGTTGGACTACGCGATGCGCGACACCATCGCGCTGGACATCGACCCCGCGGCGTTCGTCGCCGGTGGCGGGCTGGCCGAGATCGCCTGGGAGTACGACGTCAACTACCTGCCTCCCGGCGCGTATCAGCTGAGCTGCGCCCCGCTGGACGGCTACGGCAATTCGTGGGTCGTGGAATTCGACGTGTTCTGGTCCCTGCAGTCCTTCGCGCGTCCCGCCGACGAGCAGTTCCTGATCGGCAGCATGGTGTTGCTCGGCGACCGCCGCGACGCCTTCGACAGGGCCGGCGCCAGCGGCCGCGAGGCCATCCTGGCCAAGTTCTGGGACGAGAACGATCCCGATCCCGACTCGCCCGGCAACGAGGCCCTGGCGGAGTTCCGCCGCCGGATGTCCTACGTCTCGCAGTACCTCGGCGGTTTCGGCCGCGCGGGCCCGGTCGATGACCGTGGCCTGATCTACCTCATGCTCGGCGAGCCGGACGAGATCCAGCAGCAGGTCATCCCCATCAACTCGCGCAGCTTCCTCGACGCGATCGACCGCGTATACAACGCCTACCTGGGCGTCAGCTACGGCGACGTGATGCACGACGACTACTCGAACGACGAGCAGACCATCCAGTCCGTCCGGCAGAAGCTGGACCGGACCACCAGCATCGAGCGATACAAGTCCTTCGAGTTGTGGGTCTACCAGGGCAACGGCAGCAGTCTTTTCCCGAACGCATACACGGACATGCCGCTCGGTCTGCGCTTCCTGTTCCTGGCCAAGCTGGGGGGCGGCACCTACAACCTGGAGCTGACCAACGCCTGGGATCACGGCATGCCCGGCAAGTGA
- a CDS encoding MotA/TolQ/ExbB proton channel family protein, producing the protein MGAIERSAFGKSGAGELFVKGGNFMWWLLAAALLGLVFVIERLWTLNRAHVNTRKLIGTVITTLRNDGVQAAGEECQKVRGPIAAILYSGLQKADRGPEAVEKAITTAGTIEMAFLERGLIWISSVSTIAPLIGFLGTVSGMINAFEAIATSDTVNAQLVAAGISEALITTATGLVLAIPTSIAFNYFVSRIDRFVIEMEEASAELVEELIREQH; encoded by the coding sequence ATGGGCGCCATCGAGCGCAGCGCCTTCGGCAAATCCGGCGCAGGCGAGCTGTTCGTCAAGGGCGGCAACTTCATGTGGTGGCTGCTCGCCGCAGCCCTGCTCGGACTCGTGTTCGTGATCGAGCGCCTCTGGACGCTCAACCGGGCGCACGTGAACACCCGCAAGCTGATCGGCACCGTGATCACCACCCTGCGCAACGACGGCGTGCAGGCGGCCGGGGAGGAATGCCAGAAGGTGCGCGGGCCCATCGCGGCCATCCTCTATTCCGGCCTGCAGAAGGCCGATCGCGGTCCCGAGGCGGTGGAGAAGGCCATCACCACCGCCGGCACCATCGAGATGGCGTTCCTGGAGCGCGGTCTGATCTGGATCTCGTCGGTGTCCACCATCGCGCCCCTGATCGGATTCCTGGGTACGGTATCCGGTATGATCAACGCCTTCGAGGCCATCGCCACCAGCGACACGGTCAACGCCCAGCTGGTCGCGGCGGGTATCTCGGAGGCCCTGATCACCACCGCCACGGGCCTCGTGCTCGCCATTCCCACGTCGATCGCCTTCAACTACTTCGTGTCGCGCATCGACCGTTTCGTGATAGAGATGGAAGAGGCCTCGGCCGAACTCGTCGAGGAACTGATCCGGGAGCAGCACTGA
- a CDS encoding biopolymer transporter ExbD, whose product MGILAKRKRKRAMGEIPMASTSDVAFLLLIFFIVMPMKQDEIGISLVLPGKTAQPTVRIRQSNVATIRVHADHHLTLDNQPVRLSDIQDIIRRRVAENDKTVVILETHPDADYGMMIACLDEVKLSGARKFTLKTTQM is encoded by the coding sequence GTGGGCATCCTGGCCAAACGGAAGCGAAAGCGGGCGATGGGGGAGATCCCCATGGCGTCCACCAGCGACGTCGCCTTCCTGCTGCTGATCTTCTTCATCGTGATGCCGATGAAGCAGGACGAGATCGGCATCTCCCTTGTGTTGCCCGGCAAGACCGCGCAACCGACGGTGCGGATCAGGCAGAGCAACGTGGCGACAATCCGCGTGCACGCAGACCATCACCTCACCCTCGACAACCAGCCCGTGCGGCTCTCCGACATCCAGGACATCATCAGGCGGCGCGTGGCGGAGAACGACAAGACCGTGGTCATCCTGGAGACCCATCCCGACGCCGACTACGGCATGATGATCGCCTGCCTGGACGAGGTGAAGCTCTCCGGCGCCAGGAAGTTCACCCTCAAGACCACCCAGATGTAG
- a CDS encoding biopolymer transporter ExbD — MQFARTTKKETYIPTSSMGDIAFLLLVFFMVTVVFTEETGLVVKLPRAEAGEEGIRELISNIYINAAGKISIDDMIVRPGDVTAVMSQKVAANPFLIVAFKTDKHTPYGVVSDVMEGLKEANAVKVFFNTDMELPGVVF, encoded by the coding sequence ATGCAGTTCGCGCGGACGACCAAGAAGGAAACATACATCCCGACCTCCTCCATGGGCGACATCGCCTTCCTGCTCCTGGTCTTCTTCATGGTGACCGTCGTGTTCACCGAGGAGACCGGCCTGGTGGTGAAGCTGCCCCGCGCCGAAGCCGGCGAGGAAGGCATACGCGAACTCATCAGCAACATCTACATCAACGCCGCGGGCAAGATCTCCATCGACGACATGATCGTGCGGCCGGGGGACGTCACCGCGGTCATGTCCCAGAAGGTCGCGGCGAACCCTTTCCTGATCGTCGCGTTCAAGACGGACAAGCACACGCCCTATGGCGTGGTGAGCGATGTCATGGAAGGGCTGAAGGAGGCCAACGCGGTGAAGGTCTTCTTCAACACGGACATGGAACTGCCCGGCGTGGTATTCTAG
- a CDS encoding energy transducer TonB, translated as MTTATYRATSANELFKAKYNRYIRWSLIAAIVFTILFFLFSPKYKPNPYRIYKDEMLMVDVQTAIDIPDIPQETLKPQVAVEAAPDDMVDDETEVADSLIDSDEFLDIGSGLDEGGSDFEVSQDKPVLISFAQPDYPEIARASQLEGTVLVKVQVGTDGTVLQAVVIKSVHPTLDREALKAARRCKFKPGRQRDIPVKAWMAIPFAFKLH; from the coding sequence ATGACGACGGCGACCTACAGGGCCACCTCGGCCAACGAACTCTTCAAGGCGAAGTACAACAGGTACATCCGCTGGTCCCTGATCGCGGCTATCGTCTTCACGATCCTCTTCTTCCTGTTCTCGCCCAAATACAAGCCGAATCCCTACCGGATCTACAAGGATGAGATGTTGATGGTGGACGTCCAGACGGCGATCGACATCCCCGACATCCCCCAGGAGACGCTCAAGCCGCAGGTGGCCGTCGAGGCCGCGCCCGACGACATGGTGGATGACGAAACCGAAGTGGCCGACTCGCTGATCGACTCCGACGAATTCCTCGACATCGGCTCGGGTCTCGACGAGGGCGGCTCGGATTTCGAGGTCTCCCAGGACAAGCCGGTCCTGATCAGCTTCGCCCAGCCGGACTACCCCGAGATCGCCCGGGCTTCGCAACTCGAGGGGACGGTGCTGGTCAAGGTGCAGGTGGGCACCGACGGCACTGTCCTGCAGGCCGTGGTCATCAAGTCGGTGCATCCGACCCTGGACCGCGAGGCCCTCAAGGCCGCGCGCCGCTGCAAGTTCAAGCCGGGCAGGCAGCGCGACATACCGGTCAAGGCGTGGATGGCCATTCCCTTCGCCTTCAAGCTCCACTGA
- a CDS encoding TolC family protein: MVRLQEASIGPVVFALAAFTALFASAGVAAGQPAGSVPVYDLSQCIGIALDGSRSLAIAGENTYVARHGVRQAWGAFLPDLSSSYTWQRSERTDFGYEIRDPSTGALLSTIDLDTQYKDKRLSLNSSFTVFGGFRKFGGLKSARNEQRAAAADYAYSRQLVIQTVSVAYINLLRNQRLLEVAQEARDLAGRELEKTETYHRIGSAARSDVLQAKVRLEQTRLDEIRARNAVAQSFADLAHAMNRPLLDRFEVDPSLLDAESDVEQLDVLFAEALQKRPDLQSSAFTLAAREGDVMTAGSQLWPQLNLFGSYSRSENESEFRFGAQESDAVSWGYQVSWNIFDRLQTLSGRSQAKARQRIAEYNLDQARLDAQLEVRQLYNSLIEARERISLTRETIANAQEQLRLAQERFRVGAGTMLDQITAQVNLSQAQSDEVQAISDSVIASLQLERAVGRPLDRLAR, encoded by the coding sequence ATGGTTCGCTTGCAGGAAGCCAGCATCGGTCCGGTGGTCTTCGCTTTGGCCGCCTTCACCGCCTTGTTCGCGAGCGCCGGCGTCGCGGCGGGGCAGCCGGCGGGGAGCGTGCCGGTCTACGATCTCTCCCAGTGCATCGGCATCGCGCTGGACGGCAGCCGCTCCCTGGCCATCGCCGGGGAGAACACCTACGTGGCCAGGCATGGTGTGCGGCAGGCGTGGGGAGCGTTCCTGCCCGATCTTAGCTCCAGCTACACGTGGCAGCGCAGCGAGCGGACCGACTTCGGCTACGAGATCCGCGATCCCAGCACGGGCGCCCTGCTGAGCACGATCGATCTGGATACCCAGTACAAGGACAAGCGCCTGTCCCTGAACAGCAGCTTCACGGTCTTCGGCGGCTTCCGTAAATTCGGCGGGCTCAAGTCGGCGCGCAACGAGCAGCGCGCGGCGGCAGCCGATTACGCCTACAGCCGACAGCTGGTGATCCAGACGGTCTCGGTCGCCTACATCAACCTGCTGCGCAACCAGCGGCTGCTGGAGGTGGCGCAGGAGGCGCGTGACCTGGCCGGACGGGAGCTGGAGAAGACCGAGACCTATCACCGGATCGGCAGCGCCGCCCGGAGCGATGTCCTGCAGGCGAAGGTGCGGCTGGAGCAGACGCGCCTGGACGAGATCCGCGCCCGCAACGCCGTCGCCCAGTCGTTCGCGGACCTGGCGCACGCCATGAATCGCCCCCTGCTGGACCGCTTCGAGGTGGATCCGTCGCTGCTGGACGCGGAATCCGACGTGGAACAGCTGGATGTGCTCTTCGCCGAAGCCCTCCAGAAGCGCCCCGATCTCCAGAGCAGCGCTTTCACCCTGGCCGCCCGCGAGGGCGACGTGATGACGGCCGGCTCGCAGCTGTGGCCGCAACTGAACCTCTTCGGCAGCTATTCCCGCTCCGAGAACGAATCGGAGTTCCGTTTCGGCGCCCAGGAATCGGACGCCGTGAGCTGGGGCTACCAGGTAAGCTGGAACATCTTCGACCGCCTGCAGACGCTCTCCGGACGCTCGCAGGCCAAGGCGCGCCAGCGCATCGCCGAGTACAACCTGGACCAGGCGCGTCTGGACGCGCAGCTCGAGGTCCGGCAGCTGTACAACAGCCTGATCGAAGCGCGGGAACGCATCTCCCTGACCCGCGAGACCATCGCCAACGCCCAGGAGCAGCTGCGGCTCGCCCAGGAGCGGTTCCGCGTCGGCGCGGGCACCATGCTCGACCAGATCACCGCCCAGGTGAATCTCTCCCAGGCCCAGAGCGACGAGGTGCAGGCCATCAGCGATTCGGTCATCGCCTCGCTGCAGCTGGAACGGGCCGTGGGGCGCCCGCTCGATCGGCTGGCCCGGTGA
- a CDS encoding ABC transporter ATP-binding protein — protein sequence MEGRAGDALIEISNLSKIYHVGDEEVRAVDDVDLSVDRGEYVAVMGASGSGKSTLMNLVGCLDTPSTGNYRLNGQEVASLDDDALAGIRNREIGFVFQTFNLLPRLTATQNIELPLIYGGMGQAERRRRVAEALAQVSLTDRAAHRPNELSGGQRQRVAIARALVGRPSLLLADEPTGNLDSATSEEIMDVLDALHDAGHTILVVTHEEDIAAHTKRIIRLKDGRIESDQSRTSTH from the coding sequence ATGGAAGGCCGGGCCGGCGATGCGCTCATCGAGATCTCGAACCTCTCGAAGATCTACCACGTGGGCGACGAAGAGGTGCGGGCGGTAGACGACGTGGATCTCTCGGTCGACCGCGGCGAATACGTGGCCGTCATGGGCGCGAGCGGATCGGGCAAATCCACGCTCATGAACCTGGTCGGCTGCCTGGACACGCCCAGTACGGGCAACTACCGTCTCAACGGCCAGGAAGTGGCCAGCCTCGACGACGATGCACTGGCCGGGATCCGCAACCGCGAGATCGGCTTCGTGTTCCAGACCTTCAACCTGCTGCCGCGCCTCACCGCGACGCAGAACATCGAGCTCCCCCTGATCTACGGCGGCATGGGCCAGGCCGAACGCAGGCGCCGTGTGGCGGAGGCCCTGGCGCAGGTCAGCCTGACGGATCGCGCCGCGCATCGCCCCAACGAGCTGAGCGGCGGCCAGCGGCAGCGGGTGGCCATCGCCCGCGCCCTGGTGGGGCGGCCCTCGCTGTTGCTGGCGGACGAACCCACCGGCAACCTCGATTCGGCCACCAGCGAGGAAATCATGGACGTCCTCGATGCGCTGCACGACGCCGGGCACACGATTCTCGTGGTCACCCACGAGGAGGACATCGCCGCCCACACCAAACGGATCATCCGCCTGAAGGACGGGCGCATTGAGAGCGACCAATCCCGCACGTCCACCCACTGA